The following proteins come from a genomic window of Corynebacterium hansenii:
- a CDS encoding YeiH family protein, with amino-acid sequence MNVKKNAPGLLLAAAGVAVAYAVAAPFAVLSPMVVAILLGVVVGNAVRLPASVEPGLAIAAKRVLRIGIVLLGLRLSLHDVADLGPGMILTVIAVVFGGTLAGIATGAALGIDRPLRLLVACGFSICGAAAVAALAGVLGGNEAPAEDGRPRRSGLQESVVTAVALVVIFGTLMIALVPALGHLFGLSDMDTGMWAGASVHEVAQVVAIGGSVGGAALGAAVVIKLGRVLMLAPVMAIISVVERRRIRDAHGEAGDVSLPPIIPLFVAGFLAMVLVRSTGLVPQGVIDVAGVAEQLLLGAAMFALGIGVQFSLIRKVGAAPFIMAALTTVVVAVIGLGGVLIAG; translated from the coding sequence GTGAACGTGAAGAAGAATGCTCCAGGACTCCTGCTCGCCGCCGCGGGCGTCGCCGTGGCCTACGCGGTGGCCGCGCCTTTCGCCGTGCTCAGCCCCATGGTCGTGGCGATCCTGCTCGGCGTCGTCGTCGGCAACGCGGTCCGGCTCCCCGCATCGGTGGAGCCGGGCCTGGCCATCGCGGCGAAGCGCGTGCTGCGCATCGGCATCGTCCTGCTCGGGTTGCGGCTGTCGCTCCACGACGTCGCCGATCTGGGCCCGGGGATGATCCTCACCGTCATCGCCGTGGTGTTCGGCGGCACCCTCGCCGGCATCGCCACAGGTGCGGCGCTGGGCATCGACCGGCCGCTGCGGCTGCTGGTGGCGTGCGGATTCTCGATCTGCGGCGCCGCGGCCGTCGCCGCCCTGGCCGGCGTGCTCGGCGGAAACGAGGCTCCGGCGGAGGACGGCCGGCCGCGCAGGTCCGGCCTCCAGGAATCGGTGGTCACCGCCGTCGCGCTGGTGGTCATCTTCGGCACGCTGATGATCGCCCTGGTCCCCGCCCTCGGGCACCTCTTCGGGCTGTCCGACATGGACACCGGCATGTGGGCCGGCGCGTCCGTCCACGAGGTCGCCCAGGTCGTCGCCATCGGCGGGTCCGTCGGCGGGGCCGCGCTGGGGGCGGCGGTCGTCATCAAGCTCGGGCGCGTGCTCATGTTGGCCCCCGTCATGGCGATCATCTCGGTCGTGGAGCGCCGCAGGATCCGGGACGCCCACGGGGAGGCCGGAGACGTGTCGTTGCCGCCGATCATCCCGCTGTTCGTCGCGGGCTTCCTGGCCATGGTCCTGGTGCGGTCGACGGGGCTCGTGCCGCAGGGGGTCATCGACGTCGCCGGCGTCGCCGAGCAGCTGCTCCTGGGGGCCGCGATGTTCGCGTTGGGCATCGGCGTCCAGTTCTCCCTCATCCGGAAGGTGGGCGCGGCGCCGTTCATCATGGCGGCCCTGACCACCGTCGTCGTCGCGGTGATCGGCCTGGGCGGGGTCCTCATCGCCGGATGA
- a CDS encoding LysR substrate-binding domain-containing protein, whose amino-acid sequence MARPLHLTALRLLAAIDELGGLGAAARAMGMAQPNASRTIASFERELGADLIERGPRGSAPTPLGRSVLAAAAPLFDAVDAFHHDIGLLTADESAPLRVSASMTVAEHLMPGWLATYRGRHPGADVGLRVRNSERVFDEVVAGTCDIGFVETPLARKDLHGTVVADDHLVIVVSPDHPWAKRGRHAADHEPGPGGRDHGPVTAEELAATPLALREPGSGTRAFYDRALAPWHPVPPAVELGSNAAVAATVRAGGEPGVLSELAVADALSRGDLVAVDVDPRLDLSRSIRAVWRGTGGPGRVARELIDIAAS is encoded by the coding sequence ATGGCCCGGCCACTGCATCTGACCGCCCTGCGCCTGCTCGCGGCGATCGACGAGCTCGGCGGGCTGGGCGCGGCCGCGCGGGCGATGGGCATGGCTCAGCCCAACGCCAGCCGCACCATCGCCTCCTTCGAGCGCGAGCTCGGTGCCGATCTGATCGAACGGGGGCCGCGCGGCTCGGCGCCGACTCCCCTGGGCCGCTCCGTGCTCGCCGCGGCGGCGCCGCTTTTCGACGCCGTCGACGCATTCCACCACGACATCGGCCTGCTCACCGCGGACGAGTCCGCCCCGCTGCGGGTGTCGGCGAGCATGACGGTCGCCGAGCACCTCATGCCCGGCTGGTTGGCCACGTACCGCGGCCGCCACCCCGGCGCCGACGTCGGGCTCCGCGTGCGCAATTCGGAGCGGGTGTTCGACGAAGTCGTCGCCGGCACCTGCGACATCGGGTTCGTGGAGACGCCGCTGGCGCGGAAGGACCTCCACGGCACCGTCGTCGCCGACGACCATTTGGTCATCGTCGTCTCGCCCGATCACCCGTGGGCGAAGCGCGGGCGGCATGCGGCGGATCACGAGCCGGGCCCCGGCGGCCGGGACCACGGGCCCGTCACCGCCGAGGAACTGGCCGCCACTCCCCTCGCCCTGCGCGAGCCGGGTTCGGGGACCAGGGCCTTCTACGACCGGGCGCTGGCCCCCTGGCATCCGGTGCCGCCCGCCGTCGAATTGGGCAGCAACGCCGCCGTCGCCGCGACGGTGCGGGCCGGCGGCGAACCCGGGGTGCTCAGCGAACTTGCCGTCGCCGATGCCCTGTCCCGCGGCGACCTGGTGGCCGTCGACGTCGACCCGCGCCTCGACCTGTCCCGCAGCATCCGCGCGGTGTGGCGCGGCACCGGCGGACCCGGACGGGTGGCGCGGGAACTGATCGACATCGCCGCGTCGTGA
- the coaE gene encoding dephospho-CoA kinase, translated as MLKVGLTGGMGSGKSSVARRLRELGCVIIDADAIAREIVEPGQPALRELVEAFGRDILDADGRLLRSRLANRAFTSKEKTATLNAITHPRIRDRTAERFAEAGPKDIVVHDMPLLVENDLAADHHIVIVVHAPVDVRVKRLVEGRGVAEADARRRIAAQISDEERLAAADAVIDNSGTERALITQVDKIWRTRLVPMSGVAGLAEPQPVRPSGRIDREVARVTRQFGVGVVGSVLSGNRLVLTVDGEPEIGDAPWRRVGTHWESLDPGNPVTLVRQKTPDFDERVADA; from the coding sequence ATGCTGAAAGTTGGATTGACCGGAGGAATGGGCAGCGGCAAGTCGTCCGTGGCCCGGCGACTGCGCGAGCTCGGCTGCGTCATCATCGACGCCGATGCCATTGCCCGCGAGATCGTCGAACCCGGTCAGCCGGCGCTGCGGGAGCTGGTCGAAGCGTTCGGCCGCGACATCCTCGATGCCGATGGCCGCCTGCTGCGCAGCAGGCTGGCCAATCGCGCGTTCACGTCGAAGGAGAAGACGGCGACGCTCAACGCGATCACCCATCCGCGCATCAGGGACCGCACGGCGGAACGATTCGCCGAAGCGGGGCCGAAGGACATCGTCGTCCACGACATGCCCCTGCTCGTGGAGAACGACCTCGCGGCGGACCACCACATCGTCATCGTCGTGCACGCGCCCGTCGACGTGCGCGTGAAGCGGCTGGTGGAGGGGCGAGGGGTGGCGGAAGCTGATGCGCGCCGCCGCATCGCCGCGCAGATCTCCGACGAGGAGCGCCTGGCCGCCGCCGACGCGGTGATCGACAATTCGGGAACCGAGCGCGCGCTGATCACGCAGGTCGACAAGATCTGGCGCACGCGGCTCGTGCCGATGTCCGGGGTCGCCGGTCTCGCGGAGCCGCAGCCGGTGCGGCCGTCGGGGCGCATCGATCGGGAAGTGGCGCGCGTGACCCGGCAGTTCGGCGTCGGCGTCGTCGGATCGGTGCTCAGCGGAAATCGGCTGGTGCTGACGGTCGACGGCGAGCCGGAGATCGGCGATGCGCCGTGGCGGCGCGTCGGCACGCATTGGGAGAGCCTCGACCCGGGCAACCCCGTGACCCTGGTCCGCCAGAAGACCCCGGACTTCGACGAGCGCGTCGCAGACGCCTGA
- the rpsA gene encoding 30S ribosomal protein S1, with protein MPTSNTPQVAVNDIGTAEDFLAAVDSTIKYFNDGDIVEGTVVKVDRDEVLLDIGYKTEGVIPSRELSIKHDVDPDEVVEVGDEIDALVLTKEDKEGRLILSKKRAQYERAWGTIEDLKEKDEPVTGTVIEVVKGGLILDIGLRGFLPASLVEMRRVRDLQPYIGQELEAKIIELDKNRNNVVLSRRAWLEQTQSEVRSEFLHQLQKGQVRKGVVSSIVNFGAFVDLGGVDGLVHVSELSWKHIDHPSEVVQVGDEVTVEVLEVDLNRERVSLSLKATQEDPWRVFARTHAIGQIVPGKVTKLVPFGAFVRVEEGIEGLVHISELAERHVDVPDQIVTVGEEAMVKVIDIDLDRRRISLSLKQADEDFTEEFDPTKYGMGDSYDEQGNYIFPEGFDAETNEWMEGFETQRAEWEARYAEAERHHQMHAAQIERHRAQAAEAAATPSNYSSETTEDAPAAAEAPAESGGTLASDEQLAALRARLSGN; from the coding sequence ATGCCCACCTCCAACACCCCTCAGGTCGCCGTCAACGACATCGGCACCGCTGAGGACTTCCTCGCCGCCGTCGACTCCACGATCAAGTACTTCAACGATGGCGACATCGTCGAGGGCACCGTCGTCAAGGTCGACCGCGACGAGGTCCTGCTCGACATCGGCTACAAGACGGAAGGCGTCATCCCCTCCCGTGAGCTGTCCATCAAGCACGATGTCGACCCCGACGAGGTGGTCGAGGTCGGTGACGAGATCGACGCCCTGGTCCTCACCAAGGAGGACAAGGAAGGCCGCCTGATCCTGTCCAAGAAGCGCGCCCAGTACGAGCGCGCCTGGGGCACCATCGAGGATCTCAAGGAGAAGGACGAGCCGGTCACCGGCACCGTCATCGAGGTCGTCAAGGGCGGCCTGATCCTGGACATCGGCCTGCGCGGCTTCCTGCCGGCGTCGCTGGTGGAGATGCGCCGCGTCCGCGACCTGCAGCCGTACATCGGCCAGGAGCTCGAGGCGAAGATCATCGAGCTGGACAAGAACCGCAACAACGTGGTCCTGTCCCGCCGCGCGTGGCTCGAGCAGACCCAGTCCGAGGTCCGTTCCGAGTTCCTGCACCAGCTGCAGAAGGGCCAGGTCCGCAAGGGCGTCGTGTCCTCCATCGTCAACTTCGGCGCCTTCGTCGATCTCGGCGGCGTCGACGGCCTGGTGCACGTTTCCGAGCTGTCCTGGAAGCACATCGACCACCCGTCCGAGGTCGTCCAGGTGGGCGACGAGGTCACCGTCGAGGTTCTCGAGGTCGACCTGAACCGCGAGCGCGTCTCCCTGTCGCTGAAGGCGACCCAGGAGGATCCGTGGCGCGTGTTCGCCCGCACCCACGCCATCGGCCAGATCGTCCCGGGCAAGGTCACCAAGCTGGTGCCGTTCGGCGCGTTCGTCCGCGTCGAGGAGGGCATCGAGGGCCTGGTCCACATCTCCGAGCTGGCCGAGCGCCACGTGGACGTACCGGACCAGATCGTCACCGTCGGCGAGGAGGCCATGGTCAAGGTCATCGACATCGACCTGGACCGCCGCCGCATCTCCCTGTCGCTCAAGCAGGCCGACGAGGACTTCACCGAGGAGTTCGACCCGACCAAGTACGGCATGGGCGATTCCTACGACGAGCAGGGCAACTACATCTTCCCGGAGGGCTTCGACGCGGAGACCAACGAGTGGATGGAGGGCTTCGAGACCCAGCGCGCCGAGTGGGAGGCCCGCTACGCCGAGGCGGAGCGCCACCACCAGATGCACGCCGCCCAGATCGAGCGTCACCGCGCGCAGGCCGCCGAGGCCGCCGCGACCCCGTCGAACTACTCGTCCGAGACCACGGAGGACGCCCCGGCGGCCGCCGAGGCTCCGGCCGAGTCCGGCGGCACCCTCGCCTCCGACGAGCAGCTGGCCGCCCTGCGCGCCCGCCTGTCCGGCAACTGA
- a CDS encoding class I SAM-dependent methyltransferase codes for MSHFAGYGPVDDVESARANRSWWDGDAVDYHLEHPLYLGEGRPEGDFVWCPEMLREEDARLLGDAGELAGSDVLEIGCGSAPCSRWLARHRPPKSLTAFDVSMNMLAHGVDAAGSSQSGAGSSQSKKDAREVTGVNLVHADAAAMPFAEDSFDIVFSVFGAIPFAADSAALMRGVARVLRPGGRFVFSVTHPMRWCFPDDPGPAGLKAGIPYFHRDAYVERDDDGRAIYVEHHRTMGDRVRELAAAGFVLEDLIEPEWPDDLDVEWGQWSPLRGAVIPGTAIFVSRLSG; via the coding sequence ATGTCTCACTTCGCAGGTTACGGCCCCGTCGACGACGTCGAATCCGCCAGGGCGAACCGTTCCTGGTGGGACGGCGATGCCGTCGACTACCACCTCGAACATCCGCTGTACCTGGGCGAAGGGCGCCCGGAGGGGGACTTCGTCTGGTGCCCCGAAATGCTCCGCGAGGAGGACGCCCGCCTGCTCGGCGACGCCGGCGAACTGGCCGGTTCCGACGTCCTCGAGATCGGCTGCGGTTCCGCACCGTGTTCCCGGTGGCTGGCCCGGCACCGCCCGCCGAAGTCGCTGACGGCGTTCGACGTGTCCATGAATATGCTCGCCCACGGCGTCGACGCGGCGGGCTCGTCGCAAAGCGGGGCCGGCTCGTCGCAAAGCAAAAAGGACGCCCGGGAGGTCACCGGCGTCAACCTCGTGCACGCCGATGCCGCGGCGATGCCGTTCGCGGAGGATTCGTTCGACATCGTCTTCTCCGTCTTCGGCGCGATTCCGTTCGCGGCGGATTCGGCCGCGCTGATGAGGGGCGTCGCCCGCGTGCTGCGGCCGGGCGGGCGGTTCGTGTTTTCGGTGACGCACCCGATGCGCTGGTGCTTCCCCGACGATCCCGGCCCGGCGGGCCTGAAGGCGGGCATCCCCTATTTCCACCGCGACGCCTACGTCGAACGCGACGACGACGGCCGCGCGATCTACGTCGAGCACCACCGGACCATGGGCGACCGCGTGCGCGAGCTGGCCGCCGCGGGCTTCGTGCTGGAGGACCTCATCGAGCCGGAATGGCCCGATGACCTCGACGTCGAATGGGGCCAATGGTCGCCGTTGCGCGGCGCGGTGATTCCCGGCACGGCCATCTTCGTGTCCCGGCTGTCGGGCTAG
- a CDS encoding PD-(D/E)XK nuclease family protein, whose translation MEITFGWGLDGAAWEGAGRGDGSGASLGRAVVGPAGLAAILGTRLGVTGFVLDRPLRIAAYRAALAQAPRRWCGGSFDLDAWAVAKKMLAWRDELVAAGWDGSPVPGATPRLADLAEAEGLFDAPGAADALRDAAAMLREIVAAGDGWPLGIDRLTVLGAKAELPAPWPEIIDDMAALGVDVAEEPAPTVLERLRVVTAPTEWEAAEAAARILATAPGTALVATHHTEILDQELARRGMPRLGALETSDQRATAQVLPLFLAAITGPIDVHAIAAFLDMGLTSRDSQSGAVTHIGVVPAAIRRPLLSALAAQPGVGGPAWMAALEEIEETIAADAESDGDSDRAVRNREIIASLDAFFRTSRVEFDGGNCRSEDIVGPLDWLEKRLRKMGAHMRAPELLAAARSVSAAIEVLGQSEAVGERELQRIIDDCGAMQASPLAGAEASEHPRLPSPALLGGRGPVLWWGAVDDGRVHRRIWTPEEVRVLADAGIRVPDPGEVARLTAGAELAGLCRAGDVVAIVPSVIDGAATSRHPALAFAAHHVDGSGGRPAEFTARELVTDGTWRFGDAILPLRVDDPFVPDAEAIEQAAMVRTVPPGTHLLPTSLSYTQLEKLLIHRLEWLLAYPLRIRGGWLTEIPTGNRMIGSFLHAIIEKIVEDGLDGCRGDVVRSCFDELLPHYASELDLPGNARLRQQVETEALENITELFGTLRRGGMTVVAAEAPIERALTLTLRDPGSDGAAVHEHSVKMHGFRDLDAETSDGRTVVIDMKYSVSRRKYRDLIERGRSLQLAAYAWSVADEMPLAGVVTAYFELKYGRFDSTDPQLGGPAAAPAAVDPDTLWRRAIASVEDALSEIMFAGEVRDEGNAILIGANGIDREIRKRSEMAADAADMNDRHLPADNAKYVDYGIITGIEADPS comes from the coding sequence ATGGAGATCACTTTCGGTTGGGGCCTCGACGGCGCCGCATGGGAAGGCGCCGGCCGCGGGGACGGTTCGGGCGCGTCGCTGGGGCGCGCGGTGGTCGGGCCGGCGGGGTTGGCCGCGATTCTGGGCACGCGGCTGGGGGTGACCGGATTCGTGCTCGACAGGCCCCTGCGCATCGCCGCCTACCGCGCGGCGCTGGCGCAGGCGCCGCGGCGATGGTGCGGCGGGTCATTCGATCTCGACGCGTGGGCGGTGGCCAAGAAGATGCTCGCGTGGCGCGATGAGCTCGTCGCCGCCGGCTGGGACGGCTCGCCGGTGCCCGGCGCCACTCCCCGCCTGGCCGATCTCGCGGAGGCCGAAGGGCTTTTCGACGCTCCGGGAGCGGCCGACGCGTTGAGGGACGCGGCGGCGATGCTGCGCGAGATCGTGGCCGCCGGGGACGGATGGCCGCTGGGCATCGACCGGCTGACCGTCCTCGGAGCCAAGGCCGAGCTCCCCGCCCCGTGGCCGGAAATCATCGACGACATGGCGGCGCTCGGCGTCGACGTCGCGGAAGAGCCCGCCCCCACGGTTCTGGAGCGGCTTCGCGTGGTCACGGCGCCGACGGAATGGGAGGCTGCGGAGGCCGCGGCGCGGATCCTCGCGACTGCCCCGGGTACGGCGCTGGTGGCCACGCACCACACGGAGATCCTCGATCAGGAGCTCGCCCGCCGCGGCATGCCCCGCCTGGGCGCCCTCGAAACATCCGATCAACGTGCGACGGCCCAGGTGCTGCCCCTGTTCCTCGCGGCCATCACGGGCCCCATCGACGTCCACGCGATCGCCGCGTTCCTGGACATGGGCCTGACCAGCAGGGACTCCCAGTCCGGGGCGGTGACCCACATCGGGGTCGTGCCCGCCGCGATCCGCCGCCCGCTGCTCTCCGCGCTCGCCGCGCAACCGGGGGTGGGCGGCCCCGCGTGGATGGCGGCGTTGGAGGAGATCGAAGAGACCATCGCGGCGGACGCGGAGTCCGACGGGGATTCTGACCGTGCGGTGCGAAACCGGGAAATCATCGCATCGCTGGACGCCTTCTTCCGCACGTCGCGCGTCGAGTTCGACGGCGGGAACTGCCGTTCGGAAGACATCGTCGGGCCACTGGACTGGCTGGAGAAGCGGCTGCGGAAGATGGGCGCGCACATGCGGGCGCCCGAGCTCTTGGCGGCGGCACGGTCGGTCTCCGCCGCGATCGAAGTCCTGGGGCAGAGCGAGGCCGTCGGAGAGCGGGAACTGCAGCGGATCATCGACGACTGCGGCGCCATGCAGGCGTCTCCCCTGGCGGGCGCCGAAGCTTCCGAACACCCGAGGCTGCCGTCGCCCGCGCTGCTGGGAGGCCGCGGCCCGGTGCTCTGGTGGGGCGCCGTCGACGATGGCCGGGTGCATCGCCGCATCTGGACGCCGGAGGAGGTGCGGGTGCTCGCCGACGCCGGGATCCGGGTCCCCGACCCCGGGGAGGTCGCGCGGTTGACCGCCGGCGCCGAACTCGCCGGCCTGTGCCGGGCGGGCGACGTCGTCGCCATCGTCCCGTCGGTCATCGACGGTGCCGCGACCAGCCGTCACCCCGCGCTCGCCTTCGCCGCGCACCACGTGGACGGTTCCGGTGGCCGCCCCGCGGAATTCACGGCGCGGGAGCTGGTCACCGACGGGACCTGGCGGTTCGGCGACGCCATCCTGCCGTTGCGCGTGGATGATCCGTTCGTCCCCGATGCCGAGGCGATCGAGCAGGCGGCGATGGTCCGCACCGTGCCACCGGGCACTCATCTGCTGCCGACCTCGTTGTCCTATACGCAGCTGGAGAAGCTGCTGATCCATCGCCTCGAATGGTTGCTGGCGTACCCGCTGCGCATCCGCGGCGGATGGTTGACGGAGATCCCGACCGGCAACCGGATGATCGGCTCGTTCCTGCACGCGATCATCGAGAAGATCGTGGAAGACGGCCTCGACGGCTGCCGAGGCGACGTCGTGCGTTCCTGTTTCGACGAGCTGCTCCCCCATTACGCCTCGGAACTCGATCTCCCCGGCAACGCGCGGCTGCGGCAGCAGGTGGAGACCGAGGCGCTGGAGAACATCACGGAGCTTTTCGGCACCCTCCGGCGCGGCGGGATGACCGTCGTCGCCGCCGAGGCGCCCATCGAACGTGCGCTCACGCTGACGCTGCGGGACCCCGGGTCCGACGGCGCGGCCGTCCACGAGCACTCCGTGAAGATGCACGGCTTCCGCGACCTCGACGCGGAAACCTCCGACGGGCGCACCGTGGTCATCGACATGAAGTACTCGGTCAGCCGCCGCAAGTACCGCGATCTGATCGAGCGCGGCCGGTCCCTGCAGCTGGCCGCCTACGCGTGGTCGGTCGCGGACGAGATGCCCCTGGCCGGCGTCGTCACCGCCTACTTCGAGCTCAAGTACGGGCGCTTCGATTCGACCGACCCCCAGCTCGGCGGCCCGGCGGCCGCACCCGCCGCCGTCGATCCGGACACCCTGTGGCGGCGCGCGATCGCCTCCGTCGAGGACGCGCTGTCGGAGATCATGTTCGCCGGCGAGGTCAGGGACGAAGGCAACGCGATCCTCATCGGGGCGAACGGGATTGACCGTGAAATCCGGAAACGGTCCGAAATGGCCGCCGACGCCGCCGACATGAACGACCGGCACCTGCCCGCGGACAACGCAAAGTACGTGGACTACGGGATCATCACCGGGATCGAGGCCGATCCGTCATGA